The Coccidioides posadasii str. Silveira chromosome 3, complete sequence genome contains a region encoding:
- a CDS encoding uncharacterized protein (EggNog:ENOG410JB76), protein MGKKLRVVISFNYERDDSGEMTMGRQVDKRSRVSATRRMLTERDAQIDAEENSTGRPSDWRFVYERMRCEARSCQSSWCWEDPSDKQHYKLKSSHLARLVEYVKDGGTLEGHDDVPGGIRRDLYRENRHQADKRYKNASSLPETGVPYPPISINVLPAQTSSASAATSLKPSASNERLVIPGLRDISVRDYCKWLESKVNDETYKADFRKACDVTLAHHLDLELVRDIREWVAHVGTDMPQREYHQDRVED, encoded by the coding sequence ATGGGCAAGAAACTTAGAGTCGTCATTTCCTTCAACTATGAGCGTGATGATAGTGGCGAAATGACTATGGGAAGACAGGTCGACAAAAGAAGCCGGGTATCAGCGACTAGAAGGATGCTTACCGAACGTGACGCACAAATTGATGCTGAAGAAAACAGCACTGGACGGCCATCGGACTGGAGGTTTGTCTATGAGCGTATGCGATGTGAGGCGCGCTCATGCCAGTCTTCTTGGTGCTGGGAAGACCCCAGTGACAAACAGCATTACAAACTAAAGTCCTCTCATCTGGCACGGCTTGTTGAGTATGTCAAAGATGGCGGTACTCTAGAGGGTCATGATGACGTCCCTGGTGGCATCCGTCGGGACCTGTACCGGGAGAATCGACACCAGGCAGATAAGAGGTATAAAAATGCCAGTAGCTTACCTGAGACAGGAGTGCCATACCCTCCAATCAGCATCAATGTTTTGCCAGCACAGACATCGAGTGCGTCTGCGGCTACGTCACTCAAACCTTCAGCTTCTAACGAGCGTCTGGTGATACCAGGACTGCGAGATATATCTGTGAGGGATTACTGCAAGTGGCTGGAATCGAAGGTGAATGACGAGACATACAAAGCTGATTTCAGAAAAGCATGCGACGTAACACTGGCACATCATCTCGACCTTGAGCTGGTTCGGGACATCCGCGAATGGGTTGCACATGTGGGCACAGATATGCCGCAGAGAGAATACCATCAGGATAGAGTAGAAGACTAA
- a CDS encoding uncharacterized protein (EggNog:ENOG410PP1R~COG:S), producing MLSHSKNRRAGQDCEQDVLVIRDRENAQDHRESADIMTEADYYYCHHTAGATIGEAYNGATKDWSMIDVPPGTKRVTLDGVGGVSCSLVITSQILQNIIQEMTEENIEIN from the exons atgttaTCGCACTCGAAGAACCGTAGAGCTGGTCAAGATTGTGAGCAGGATGTCCTAGTCATTCGTGACCGTGAAAACGCTCAAGACCATCGTGAGAGCGCCGACATTATGACGGAAGCCGACTATTATTATTGTCACCACACTGCTGGTGCAACCATTGGTGAAGCATACAATGGAGCAACAAAGGATTGGAGCATGATAGATGTACCTCCCGGGACCAAAAGAGTAACTCTGGACGGTGTGGGAGGtgtaag ctgcAGTCTTGTTATTACATCTCAGATTCTACAAAATATcatacaagagatgacagaagagaatattgagATTAACTAG
- the RAD30_2 gene encoding DNA-directed DNA polymerase eta rad30 (EggNog:ENOG410PFN6~COG:L) — translation MTNSVFDLDTTSQAQTLVPWDESLYDAPTPGHFGGTPSTQYSFSPSPHPTLQETDQLGFLPLAGWDQEGEYEENPPRYICYTIAWKIVLNRKSVCRDTEQDLVVTPSDYWTEILKPKMESSLHVKRRNQRVRSDGTDCCICK, via the coding sequence ATGACGAACAGCGTCTTCGACCTTGATACCACCTCTCAGGCACAGACGCTTGTTCCATGGGATGAAAGCCTATATGACGCCCCCACCCCAGGGCATTTTGGTGGCACGCCGTCAACCCAATATTCCTTCAGTCCCTCCCCGCACCCTACcttgcaggaaacagatcAGCTCGGCTTTCTCCCATTGGCtggatgggaccaggaagGCGAATACGAAGAGAATCCGCCAAGATATATTTGCTACACAATCGCGTGGAAAATCGTACTCAACCGTAAATCTGTGTGCAGAGATACTGAGcaggacttggttgttaCACCTAGCGATTACTGGACGGAGATTCTGAAGCCAAAGATGGAAAGTTCGTTACACGTGAAAAGGCGTAATCAGCGGGTTCGATCGGATGGTACAGACTGTTGTATCTGTAAATGA
- a CDS encoding uncharacterized protein (EggNog:ENOG410Q5KE) has translation MAFHRHKSSLEGFLDFSEPFSLTSQQNKAASGILNKLIEDYGVEKPGRRGYMPAMLINATFEHVHAQSKDAFLNFFILYIHEHLDGNTVEPDISLALAYLDGFSSFDTDKKNEVRSAVELFANYVVDNFFTPLRASSVKTPQPTPISLSSMQASTPTGITQRVSILRQSCLIRDHHRCVVTHRFDRKEAQRRIKQDGIESKDDDGELLRNEPDDFEYLEVAHILPHSLNSMASGNTELSDSKKNVIQILSMFEPGITHLIEGQDIDSPKNALTLTHHYHRLLGEFEIYFEPIEGVHNRYIIRSTERDPILRDRLLPITRTLTLSPSRTIEPPSPRLLKVHRAIALILKLSDAGEYIENILRDMEDVKVEEDGSTNLGRLLSLRLGGWLRTLAVF, from the exons ATGGCTTTCCATCGACACAAGTCATCATTAGAAGGGTTCCTGGATTTTTCAGAGCCCTTTTCCTTAACTTCGCAACAAAATAAGGCAGCAAGTGGCATTCTCAATAAGCTGATTGAGGATTATGGCGTAGAAAAACCGGGACGGAGGGGTTACATGCCCGCGATGCTAATCAACGCAACATTCGAACATGTGCATGCGCAATCCAAGGATGCCTTCCTGAACTTCTTCATTTTGTATATTCACGAACATCTGGATGGGAATACTGTCGAGCCTGATATATCTCTTGCGTTAGCTTATCTCGATGGGTTCTCCTCGTTTGATACAGACAAGAAAAATGAAGTTCGGAGCGCTGTCGAGCTTTTTGCCAACTACGTGGTTGATAATTTTTTTACTCCAC TCAGGGCTTCGTCGGTGAAGACACCTCAGCCGACACCCATTTCACTCTCCTCAATGCAGGCGTCCACACCAACAGGTATAACGCAGCGCGTGTCTATCCTCCGACAGAGTTGTCTTATCCGCGACCATCATCGTTGTGTCGTCACCCATCGGTTTGATAGGAAAGAAGCCCAGCGGCGAATAAAGCAAGATGGGATTGAGAGCAAAGATGATGACGGAGAACTTCTTCGAAACGAACCTGATGACTTCGAGTATCTAGAAGTTGCTCACATACTTCCTCATTCGCTAAACTCTATGGCGTCAGGAAATACAGAATTG AGTGACTCGAAGAAGAACGTAATCCAAATCTTGTCTATGTTCGAACCCGGAATCACTCACCTTATTGAGGGCCAAGATATTGACAGTCCAAAAAATGCCCTGACGTTAACCCATCACTATCATCGGCTACTCGGTGAATTTGAAATATATTTCGAGCCTATAGAAGGGGTGCACAACCGGTACATAATTAGATCGACAGAAAGGGACCCTATTCTTCGTGATCGATTACTTCCCATTACTCGTACGCTTACCCTTAGCCCGAGCCGTACTATCGAACCCCCTTCCCCTCGACTACTCAAAGTTCACCGTGCGATTGCTCTTATTCTCAAACTCAGTGACGCAGGGGAGTACATAGAGAATATCCTTCGAGATATGGAAGATGTCAAGGTGGAAGAAGACGGGTCAACAAATTTAGGACGTCTGTTGAGCCTACGACTTGGTGGTTGGTTGAGGACATTGGCTGTCTTCTGA